In Topomyia yanbarensis strain Yona2022 chromosome 2, ASM3024719v1, whole genome shotgun sequence, one DNA window encodes the following:
- the LOC131682622 gene encoding oocyte zinc finger protein XlCOF6-like — protein MSDQFVEVCRICVESGHFLFALYGGDNTKGFVEIIEQIANITLDPNDGLPVSICGRCVRDVEATKELIERCRTSDECLRRKLGLNTHVIQEFEVGGENSSIQLIEVCGVTSEQGIAFNQVEIVDINDIIEEELFEPTDLISESSEEENENIKAIESSYVNDLIVTDPTALVAEAQESNYTQCCGCVEHFDTYEALQNHSQLCHLEDKGICGPVPDNLIECVICYKLFSGVAYLDSMHRLNAFKYRLQSVGFPKVMQCCTCDFKASSKDELLRHSEEHIGQKTHEDPNKPFECEFCFKRYKEKPTLNFHQRFSHSYKKQLVNKRRGCRAVKKRTEIESATDSRKCCGCSAEFLSLDSLKQHSRMHHDLYRSQIDSANPFECEICFKRFPTLVRLEQHRLVPYIREHKCDECAKTFLTLPLLQKHMQNHNSSKKGNDETPRGENVLVEKNVQCDLCGKTVKDKYQLKAHQKSKHSQDKPFNCSLCFRQFKWKHALQNHLRVHTKEQPYGCKYCPKKFTQLTDKNRHESSHSQKFPLQCLICGKGFSAGRQKSLEKHEKLHQAGEDYPFTCRFCDRTFTRLSHRDRHQARHAAE, from the exons ATGTCGGACCAATTCGTTGAAGTATGTCGAATTTGTGTTGAATCTGGACATTTTTTATTTGCGCTTTATGGAGGAGACAATACCAAAGGCTTTGTGGAAATCATTGAACAGATAGCCAACATTACA CTTGATCCTAATGATGGTTTACCCGTCTCGATTTGTGGGCGTTGTGTTAGGGATGTTGAGGCGACTAAAGAACTTATTGAAAGATGCAGAACCTCCGATGAGTGTCTCCGAAGGAAGCTAGGACTAAACAC GCATGTTATACAAGAATTTGAAGTAGGGGGAGAAAATTCTTCAATTCAGCTGATAGAAGTTTGTGGAGTTACTTCAGAACAAGGAATTGCCTTCAATCAAGTCGAAATAGTTGATATAAATGATATTATTGAAGAAGAATTGTTCGAACCAACCGATCTTATATCCGAATCTTCTGAAGAGGAAAACGAAAATATCAAGGCAATAGAGTCGTCATACGTAAATGATTTGATTGTAACGGATCCCACAGCACTTGTTGCAGAAGCCCAAgagtccaattatacgcaatgtTGTGGCTGTGTGGAGCATTTTGATACTTACGAAGCGCTCCAAAATCACTCCCAGCTCTGTCATCTTGAAGATAAAGGTATATGTGGTCCAGTTCCAGATAATCTAATTGAATGTGTCATCTGTTACAAACTGTTCTCCGGAGTTGCCTATTTAGATTCGATGCATAGGCTAAACGCGTTTAAGTATAGGCTTCAATCAGTTGGATTCCCGAAAGTAATGCAATGCTGCACGTGTGATTTCAAAGCCTCTAGCAAAGACGAGCTTTTGCGTCACTCGGAAGAACACATCGGCCAGAAAACTCATGAAGATCCCAACAAACCTTTCGAATGTGAGTTCTGCTTTAAGCGATACAAAGAAAAACCAACACTAAATTTCCACCAAAGATTCAGTCATAGTTACAAGAAGCAGTTGGTAAACAAACGACGAGGATGTAGGGCGGTTAAAAAGAGGACCGAAATTGAGAGTGCTACTGATAGTAGGAAATGTTGTGGATGTTCTGCAGAGTTTCTTTCTTTGGATTCCCTGAAACAACATTCTCGAATGCATCACGATCTATATCGAAGTCAAATTGATAGTGCAAACCCATTTGAATGCGAAATATGTTTCAAACGTTTTCCGACACTAGTCAGATTGGAACAACATCGGTTGGTTCCATATATTCGCGAACACAAATGCGACGAATGTGcgaaaacattccttactttacCTCTTCTTCAAAAGCATATGCAGAATCATAATTCGTCTAAAAAGGGGAACGACGAAACACCTAGAGGGGAGAATGTTTTAGTCGAAAAAAATGTCCAGTGTGACTTATGTGGGAAAACTGTGAAAGATAAGTACCAACTCAAAGCTCATCAGAAGTCGAAACATTCGCAAGATAAACCCTTCAATTGTAGTTTGTGCTTTCGACAGTTCAAGTGGAAACACGCACTGCAAAATCATCTTCGAGTGCATACTAAGGAACAACCATACGGGTGCAAGTATTGTCCGAAAAAATTCACGCAACTGACGGACAAAAACAGACACGAGAGTAGTCACAGTCAAAAGTTTCCATTGCAATGCTTGATTTGTGGCAAAGGGTTTTCAGCCGGAAGACAAAAGAGTTTGGAAAAACATGAAAAGTTGCATCAAGCTGGAGAGGATTACCCATTCACGTGCCGGTTTTGCGATCGAACGTTCACCAGATTGTCGCACCGGGATCGACATCAGGCACGTCATGCTGCGGAATGA